One region of Chryseobacterium muglaense genomic DNA includes:
- the dtd gene encoding D-aminoacyl-tRNA deacylase, protein MKAVIQRVSEASVKVDGDIVGEINTGFMLLIGIDENDEKTDADWLVQKILNLRVFSDENDKLNLSIKDINGEILCISQFTLIADYKKGNRPSFIKAAKPDKAIPLFEYFKEELSKSGLRVESGIFGADMKVSLTNDGPVTIVINTITKQ, encoded by the coding sequence ATGAAGGCTGTGATTCAAAGAGTTTCTGAAGCTTCTGTAAAAGTAGATGGAGACATCGTAGGCGAAATAAATACCGGCTTTATGCTTTTGATAGGAATTGATGAAAACGATGAAAAAACAGATGCTGACTGGCTTGTACAGAAAATTTTAAACCTGAGAGTTTTTAGTGATGAAAATGACAAACTCAATTTATCTATTAAAGATATTAATGGAGAGATTTTGTGCATTAGTCAATTTACTTTAATAGCAGACTACAAAAAAGGCAATCGCCCATCTTTTATAAAAGCTGCAAAACCCGATAAAGCAATTCCTCTTTTTGAGTATTTTAAAGAAGAACTTTCAAAATCTGGTTTAAGAGTTGAAAGTGGTATTTTTGGAGCAGATATGAAAGTTTCACTTACAAATGACGGACCTGTCACTATTGTAATAAACACTATTACAAAGCAATAG
- a CDS encoding HIT family protein codes for MSSIFTKIINGEIPAYKIAEDENFVAFLDAMPLVKGHTLIVPKKEVDLIFDLETEEYKNLWAFAQKVAKKVKSAIPCVRVGIAVVGLEVPHAHIHLIPLNKVEEMNFKNERLKLSAEEYSEIQNLIINS; via the coding sequence ATGAGCTCAATTTTCACAAAAATAATCAATGGAGAAATTCCTGCTTATAAAATTGCGGAAGACGAAAATTTTGTGGCATTCTTAGATGCGATGCCTTTGGTAAAAGGTCATACGCTTATTGTTCCCAAAAAAGAAGTAGACCTTATTTTTGATTTGGAAACTGAAGAATATAAAAATCTGTGGGCTTTTGCTCAGAAAGTAGCCAAGAAAGTAAAAAGCGCAATTCCTTGCGTAAGAGTGGGGATTGCTGTGGTAGGGCTAGAGGTTCCTCACGCTCATATTCATTTGATTCCGCTAAACAAAGTGGAAGAAATGAACTTTAAAAACGAAAGACTGAAACTTTCTGCGGAAGAATATTCCGAAATTCAAAATTTAATAATTAATTCTTAA
- a CDS encoding DUF4153 domain-containing protein has protein sequence MKTHHYIFLSTITFVVLFYNENVGLNLGILGVLYSVLTLIKTSERNRSKTFFLLFATSILSSITFAWFGDFSSFLALVVSLLLLSFRSKNKRMKSLFLIPVFVVNFFTFICRVFSFNDWLPKTENSGFGKKIFAFVLIPFLFVAIFFGIYATGSDHFASLFTDYELDINLWQVLSLGALGFFIAFNFFNFVVEKQFYKQNHFLDNDFKKGDTIQKQTFSFLDLESERMGGVISLVCLNILLIFFIITYNYEQFYEAVKSPNQLSAETHERVNAVIMSIVMAILVIMFYFKSNFNFDSKAGSLKIVAKIWIFLNAVLVFSAMLKNTEYITSYGFTYKRLGVYAFLLLSLIGLILTFYKIQFKKKNAFLFNSMSWCFYGMVLVCSYINWGGIITSQNMKRSDFAINYHLNTISFSEKYLLKYAEEKKNSELKKEALEKIKGEKSATVLSKIIYYETIKTK, from the coding sequence ATGAAAACACATCACTATATATTTCTCAGCACTATTACATTTGTCGTTTTATTTTATAACGAAAATGTAGGTTTAAATCTTGGTATTTTAGGCGTTTTGTACTCAGTTTTAACGCTTATTAAAACCTCGGAAAGAAACCGCAGCAAAACTTTTTTTCTGCTTTTTGCCACAAGTATTTTATCGAGTATTACATTTGCTTGGTTCGGCGACTTTAGCTCGTTCCTGGCATTGGTCGTTTCGCTTTTGCTGCTTTCTTTCCGGTCTAAAAATAAGAGAATGAAGAGTCTTTTTCTCATTCCTGTTTTTGTGGTCAATTTTTTCACATTTATCTGTCGGGTTTTCAGCTTTAATGATTGGCTTCCGAAAACAGAAAATTCAGGTTTTGGGAAGAAAATATTCGCTTTTGTTTTGATTCCTTTCTTGTTTGTAGCCATATTTTTTGGAATTTATGCGACGGGAAGTGACCATTTTGCAAGTCTTTTTACAGACTACGAATTAGATATTAATCTTTGGCAGGTTTTAAGTCTTGGTGCTTTAGGTTTTTTTATTGCTTTTAATTTTTTCAATTTCGTGGTTGAAAAGCAGTTTTACAAGCAAAATCATTTTTTAGATAACGATTTTAAAAAAGGAGATACCATTCAAAAACAAACATTTTCTTTTCTTGATTTGGAATCTGAAAGAATGGGTGGCGTTATTTCTTTGGTGTGTTTAAATATCCTGTTGATTTTCTTCATTATTACTTATAATTACGAACAGTTTTATGAAGCGGTTAAATCTCCTAATCAACTTTCTGCAGAGACTCACGAAAGAGTAAATGCCGTTATTATGTCAATTGTAATGGCGATTTTGGTGATTATGTTTTATTTTAAATCTAATTTTAATTTCGATTCTAAAGCCGGTTCTTTAAAAATTGTTGCCAAAATATGGATTTTTCTGAATGCAGTTTTAGTATTTTCAGCGATGTTAAAAAACACAGAATATATTACAAGCTACGGCTTTACTTATAAGAGACTTGGTGTCTATGCTTTTCTGCTTTTATCATTGATTGGTTTGATTCTTACTTTTTATAAAATTCAGTTTAAAAAGAAAAATGCGTTTCTTTTCAACTCGATGAGCTGGTGTTTTTATGGAATGGTTTTAGTATGCAGTTACATCAATTGGGGCGGGATTATCACTTCTCAAAATATGAAACGTTCCGATTTTGCTATTAATTATCACTTAAATACAATCAGTTTTAGCGAAAAATATCTTTTAAAGTATGCTGAAGAAAAGAAAAATTCAGAATTGAAAAAAGAGGCTTTAGAAAAGATAAAAGGTGAAAAATCAGCAACAGTTTTATCTAAAATCATTTATTATGAAACCATTAAAACTAAATAA
- a CDS encoding signal peptidase yields MKNKLIILFALFVSHLSLFAQGNSGTISGGPGAPPDPQTEADGPGSFATSPIDMYVYVLAIVAILVIAYFAKRYKTQKI; encoded by the coding sequence ATGAAAAACAAATTAATTATTCTATTCGCATTGTTTGTATCTCACCTATCTTTGTTTGCTCAAGGAAATTCAGGGACAATATCAGGAGGTCCTGGTGCTCCTCCTGATCCTCAAACTGAAGCTGATGGTCCTGGTTCATTCGCTACTTCTCCCATCGATATGTATGTTTATGTATTAGCGATAGTAGCAATTCTGGTGATCGCCTATTTCGCTAAAAGATACAAAACTCAAAAAATATAA
- a CDS encoding peroxiredoxin family protein yields the protein MKKIFVLSGMLLAFSMNAQFSVSIQSQPDFNEQEAILYTLNGSKDIIVTKEKSKGNVWIFKYPKNYSGMMKVYFPNTNNSVSFISENKNISIQLDTKANKIQNIIYKDESNELMNSIQESSQKKEIILPALVQIKEYYKDNTDFGKALNSELGRLSGTNSIDQSKHPFVYYYNTNYNKFLSNNPTKKVTQEEIVNFIDKSNDMLESSSLLRPILVSYLNVGGNTNVNTSVDTLINTLNVETPRGQTVLSELIDIFDVYDMNEFKTKYLTLAKDLKCTINDRLASTLKSNAATDIGAIFPAYKFHSAVNTSAKSIAEVKADKKVIVFWSSTCSHCESELPQFLTKYKELQAKNIQIIGMSLDTDKNAYTTKIAAFPWINDSELRGWNSSFAEIYNIHATPTYFILDANNKIISKPSHVGDVLEYFKLK from the coding sequence ATGAAAAAGATATTTGTATTGTCAGGAATGCTGTTGGCATTTTCAATGAACGCACAGTTTTCTGTAAGTATCCAGTCGCAACCGGATTTTAATGAGCAAGAAGCTATTTTATATACGTTGAATGGCTCAAAAGATATTATTGTTACCAAAGAAAAAAGTAAAGGAAATGTTTGGATTTTTAAATATCCTAAGAACTATTCTGGGATGATGAAAGTTTACTTTCCGAATACCAACAATTCTGTAAGTTTTATTTCTGAAAATAAAAATATAAGTATTCAGCTTGATACAAAAGCAAATAAAATTCAGAATATAATTTACAAGGATGAATCAAATGAATTGATGAACAGTATTCAGGAATCTTCTCAGAAAAAAGAAATAATTCTTCCTGCATTAGTGCAAATCAAAGAATATTATAAAGACAATACAGACTTTGGAAAAGCGCTCAACAGTGAATTGGGCAGATTGTCGGGAACAAACAGTATAGACCAGTCAAAACATCCATTTGTGTATTATTATAATACCAATTATAATAAATTCCTTTCAAATAATCCTACGAAAAAGGTAACACAAGAGGAAATTGTAAATTTTATAGATAAATCAAATGATATGTTGGAGAGTTCTTCTCTCCTACGTCCAATTTTGGTGTCTTATCTTAATGTGGGTGGAAATACCAATGTCAATACTTCTGTAGATACTTTGATTAATACATTAAATGTTGAAACTCCTAGAGGGCAAACCGTACTTTCTGAATTGATTGATATCTTTGATGTCTATGATATGAATGAGTTTAAAACTAAATATCTCACGCTGGCAAAAGATCTAAAATGCACCATTAACGACCGTTTGGCTTCTACTTTAAAATCTAATGCCGCTACAGACATTGGGGCTATTTTTCCTGCCTATAAATTCCATTCTGCGGTCAATACAAGTGCTAAGTCTATTGCTGAGGTAAAAGCCGATAAAAAAGTGATTGTTTTTTGGTCTTCAACTTGCTCACATTGTGAAAGCGAATTGCCGCAATTTTTAACTAAATATAAAGAACTGCAGGCTAAAAATATTCAGATAATCGGGATGTCTTTAGATACAGATAAAAATGCTTACACAACTAAGATTGCTGCATTTCCTTGGATTAATGATTCCGAATTAAGAGGGTGGAACAGTTCTTTTGCTGAAATTTATAATATTCATGCAACACCAACGTATTTTATTTTGGATGCTAACAACAAGATAATCAGTAAGCCTAGCCATGTTGGTGATGTTTTAGAATATTTTAAGTTAAAATAA
- a CDS encoding T9SS type A sorting domain-containing protein — protein sequence MKKSLLTIGILATGLSVQAQTVLLHVDDTAKMYVSNGALVYNGGGVQTKGNGNIDLHGNMMVVGSNASDVFRTIDTNTTPGPKTSGANIILRLNDPSPANFATSTYGQLYITNLTQDKITGIVDKEYKAVNQGSFQQMAFPFANKTIQSIASDLGKVANFTGNRSTSSLAYWDNTKTMMRIVNPATTTDLGNSTLLYGPTTYFAVGTSGWNPTPANSDVLTLKGVPYSDAVASTSTVNLTGGGVGINYGSYGQYTNYFGERYNSYLNDPFDTSWTTNYGKELYQYGNPFLTNIDLSWIGADIGEPGATTDGNRLPIKGIRFSQEGVNYTTSGGTTTTTNRTVTFSRNTSTGATIPAGDVNSLVIKPLGVVYIKLDPTLITTYSSANLNRLLNLNTTRRFATAARAAGSYSVTAAKNSPSPTLKQLGVIALDSQNNEISRTYYVVRDNATTGYSSVATLQANLGYDSNNAAINGPIYTNEEYITGGVDPTYASQYNLYINEANEANFLHKKIPLTLNSPEISKLKFEIREDAALIPANQSALSAGESFWIKINGANVMLSQDQVISVGSVTQAGLYYGQPQPETVLGTSDLTKKSGTIVTYEKSSDNFVAIFDKNWKNADITIFDMSGKLINSEKGVNTKSNHTLNIPKQLNNGYLITIKADNGQVYNTKVMR from the coding sequence ATGAAAAAAAGTTTATTAACTATCGGAATTTTAGCAACCGGTTTATCTGTTCAGGCGCAGACTGTTCTACTTCATGTAGACGACACCGCTAAAATGTATGTAAGTAACGGAGCTCTCGTTTACAACGGGGGAGGAGTACAGACCAAAGGCAATGGTAACATTGACCTTCATGGTAATATGATGGTTGTTGGAAGTAATGCTTCGGATGTTTTCAGGACAATTGATACAAATACTACCCCTGGTCCAAAAACCAGTGGGGCAAATATTATTTTACGATTAAATGATCCTTCTCCAGCAAATTTTGCAACTTCCACTTACGGACAGTTGTATATAACCAATCTAACTCAGGATAAAATTACGGGTATTGTAGATAAAGAGTATAAAGCTGTTAACCAAGGAAGTTTTCAGCAGATGGCTTTTCCATTTGCTAATAAAACAATACAAAGTATTGCTAGTGATCTAGGAAAAGTAGCCAATTTTACAGGTAATAGATCAACTTCGTCTTTAGCATATTGGGATAATACGAAGACGATGATGAGAATTGTTAATCCTGCTACCACTACAGATTTAGGAAACTCAACTCTTCTTTACGGTCCAACTACTTATTTTGCAGTAGGAACTAGTGGATGGAATCCTACTCCAGCAAATTCAGATGTACTTACTTTAAAAGGAGTTCCTTATTCAGATGCTGTAGCTTCTACAAGTACTGTAAATCTTACAGGTGGAGGTGTCGGAATTAACTATGGAAGTTATGGGCAATACACTAATTATTTTGGTGAAAGATACAATAGCTATCTTAATGACCCATTTGATACAAGCTGGACTACCAATTATGGAAAAGAGCTTTATCAATATGGGAATCCATTTTTAACCAATATTGATTTAAGTTGGATTGGTGCAGACATAGGTGAGCCAGGAGCAACAACAGATGGTAATCGACTTCCAATTAAAGGGATAAGATTCTCACAGGAAGGTGTAAATTATACTACCTCAGGGGGAACAACTACCACTACAAATAGAACTGTAACATTTAGTCGTAATACTTCTACAGGTGCTACTATTCCTGCAGGTGATGTCAATAGCTTGGTGATTAAGCCTTTGGGAGTTGTTTATATTAAACTTGATCCAACTTTAATAACTACATATTCTTCTGCTAATTTAAATCGATTATTAAATTTAAATACAACAAGACGTTTTGCGACTGCGGCAAGAGCTGCTGGATCTTATTCTGTTACTGCTGCAAAGAATAGTCCTTCACCAACGTTGAAGCAATTAGGTGTTATTGCCTTAGATAGTCAGAATAATGAAATTTCTAGAACATATTATGTAGTTCGTGATAATGCAACGACTGGATATAGTTCAGTAGCGACTTTACAAGCTAATTTAGGATATGATAGTAACAATGCTGCTATCAATGGACCTATTTATACCAATGAAGAGTACATTACTGGTGGGGTAGATCCTACTTATGCCTCTCAATATAATTTATATATTAATGAAGCTAATGAGGCAAACTTTTTACATAAAAAAATACCATTAACACTTAACTCTCCTGAGATAAGTAAACTTAAATTTGAAATTAGAGAAGATGCTGCTTTAATTCCGGCAAATCAATCTGCATTAAGCGCAGGTGAAAGTTTTTGGATAAAGATTAATGGAGCCAATGTTATGTTATCTCAAGATCAAGTTATAAGCGTAGGGTCGGTAACCCAAGCAGGTCTTTATTATGGACAACCACAACCGGAAACTGTTTTAGGAACTTCAGATCTAACTAAAAAGAGTGGTACAATTGTAACTTATGAAAAATCTTCAGATAATTTTGTAGCTATATTTGACAAAAATTGGAAAAATGCCGATATTACAATTTTTGATATGAGTGGTAAATTAATTAATTCTGAAAAAGGAGTTAATACGAAATCTAATCACACGTTAAATATTCCTAAGCAATTAAATAATGGCTATTTGATTACAATTAAGGCTGATAACGGGCAAGTATATAACACAAAAGTAATGAGATAA
- the clpX gene encoding ATP-dependent Clp protease ATP-binding subunit ClpX, which yields MNSNQCSFCGKKRNEVQMLISGQNGFICENCIEQAHTIVKDTVSPTGFSPAESMDELKKPKEIKEFLNHYVIGQDQAKKQLSIAVYNHYKRLLHAKDENREVELEKSNIIMIGETGTGKTLLAKTIAKELNVPFCIVDATILTEAGYVGEDVESILSRLLMVADYDVEKAEKGIVFIDEIDKIARKSDNPSLTRDVSGEGVQQGLLKLLEGSIVNVPPQGGRKHPDQKYIQVNTQNILFIAGGAFDGIKEIIERRMNKQAIGFSAEKINKVEEDEYVLTNINAIDLRSFGLIPELLGRFPIITYLEKLTKETMIRIMKEPKNSIVNQFVELFKMDGTKLVFTDEAIEIIVDETMEKGLGARGLRGTTEKVLEDYMFTVGEHDEIVLTKDNILIVK from the coding sequence ATGAATTCAAACCAATGTTCTTTTTGCGGTAAGAAAAGAAACGAAGTACAAATGCTGATTTCAGGACAGAATGGCTTTATTTGCGAAAACTGTATAGAGCAGGCTCATACAATTGTAAAAGATACGGTTTCGCCAACAGGATTTTCGCCAGCTGAGTCTATGGATGAACTTAAAAAACCGAAGGAGATAAAAGAATTTCTTAATCATTATGTCATCGGACAAGATCAGGCAAAAAAACAACTTTCAATTGCGGTATATAACCATTATAAGAGATTACTCCATGCAAAGGATGAAAACCGTGAAGTTGAGCTAGAGAAATCTAATATTATCATGATTGGTGAAACAGGAACAGGAAAAACGCTTTTGGCTAAAACTATTGCTAAAGAACTGAATGTTCCGTTCTGTATTGTTGATGCTACTATTTTAACGGAAGCTGGATATGTAGGGGAAGATGTTGAGAGTATTCTTTCAAGACTTTTAATGGTTGCCGACTACGATGTGGAAAAAGCAGAAAAAGGGATTGTTTTTATTGATGAAATTGATAAAATTGCCAGAAAATCTGATAATCCGAGTCTTACAAGAGATGTTTCCGGAGAAGGTGTACAGCAGGGTTTATTGAAACTTTTGGAAGGAAGCATCGTGAATGTTCCGCCACAAGGAGGTAGAAAACATCCTGATCAAAAATATATTCAGGTAAATACTCAGAATATTTTATTTATTGCGGGAGGTGCTTTTGACGGTATTAAAGAAATTATCGAAAGAAGAATGAATAAGCAAGCCATTGGTTTCAGTGCTGAAAAGATTAATAAAGTAGAAGAAGATGAGTATGTTTTAACAAATATTAATGCCATTGACCTTCGTTCATTTGGATTGATTCCTGAACTTTTAGGAAGGTTTCCAATCATTACTTATCTCGAAAAGTTGACCAAAGAGACGATGATCAGAATTATGAAAGAGCCTAAAAATTCTATTGTGAATCAATTTGTGGAGCTTTTTAAAATGGACGGTACAAAATTAGTGTTTACGGACGAGGCTATAGAGATAATTGTTGATGAGACCATGGAGAAAGGTTTGGGTGCTAGAGGCTTACGAGGAACTACAGAAAAAGTCTTAGAAGACTATATGTTTACCGTGGGAGAGCATGATGAGATTGTTCTTACAAAAGATAATATTTTGATTGTTAAGTGA
- a CDS encoding T9SS type A sorting domain-containing protein: MKKLITLLLTGFMISATSAQWNPNTDQNLSAVSSGNGVAFSATTNDGKTYIAFWKPVASVNFELWLQILDENGNKQLGADGVMLSNQIPMSTSTVVEKTVVDASGNFYIGVTGTGAGTPAFVFKITPQGTSVWPNGINVGSGYLPTILPLSNNDIVVGILPATQTNMQVQRYNTAGQPVWAAPIGIVSDDPSKQTAPADFFELPNNEIGLLFHKKMSFGTTSYLFAQKLDFNGNILWSDGPIQVTTKSLSYNAKYSSVLDGSVAYFGYSTGQGNRFDAYLQKFNFADGNKPWGVDGVDFDINQTNFEKNMRIAFSPGSPYIWGISNYTTTSQGSGGEYVQKFDKNTGARMFTDNAKQVFPITTDFMTHSGDLFLVEGKPYFVMEKRTNPTANSLNAVLLNDSGDLAWSQQYIPMATFIATKSYLTVLKPINKQAVIVFNEQKTGNSNAFIYAQNLVLPAASLGTRDMVKTKSISLYPNPATDVIHLDGVDNDSNFVIYNAVGQLVKSGEMQKGKIAVQELVKGQYMLKLKGQDKAIKFIKK, translated from the coding sequence ATGAAAAAATTAATTACATTATTATTGACAGGGTTCATGATTTCTGCAACTTCTGCACAATGGAATCCTAATACAGATCAAAATTTATCCGCTGTAAGTTCCGGAAACGGAGTTGCCTTTTCTGCAACAACGAATGATGGAAAAACGTATATCGCATTTTGGAAACCGGTAGCATCTGTAAATTTCGAATTGTGGTTACAGATATTAGATGAGAATGGAAATAAGCAATTGGGAGCAGATGGAGTAATGCTTAGCAACCAAATTCCAATGAGTACTTCTACCGTTGTTGAAAAAACGGTTGTTGATGCTTCAGGGAATTTTTATATTGGAGTAACCGGAACGGGAGCAGGAACGCCAGCTTTCGTTTTCAAAATTACCCCTCAGGGAACATCTGTATGGCCAAACGGAATCAATGTAGGATCTGGTTATTTACCGACTATTCTTCCTCTATCTAATAACGATATCGTTGTAGGAATTTTGCCTGCAACACAAACCAATATGCAAGTGCAAAGATACAATACAGCTGGCCAGCCTGTTTGGGCAGCACCTATTGGTATTGTGTCTGATGACCCTTCTAAACAAACTGCTCCTGCTGACTTTTTTGAGCTACCAAATAACGAAATAGGACTTTTGTTTCATAAAAAAATGTCGTTTGGTACAACAAGTTATTTGTTTGCTCAAAAATTAGATTTTAATGGGAATATTTTGTGGTCTGATGGGCCAATACAGGTAACTACAAAATCATTGTCATATAACGCAAAATATTCAAGTGTATTGGATGGTAGTGTGGCTTATTTTGGATACAGTACCGGACAGGGTAACAGATTTGATGCCTATTTACAAAAATTTAATTTTGCTGATGGTAACAAACCTTGGGGAGTAGATGGAGTAGACTTTGATATCAACCAAACCAACTTTGAAAAGAATATGAGAATAGCCTTTTCTCCTGGTTCGCCATATATTTGGGGTATTTCTAATTATACTACAACATCACAAGGGTCAGGCGGAGAATATGTTCAGAAATTTGACAAAAATACAGGAGCCCGAATGTTTACTGACAATGCAAAGCAAGTATTCCCAATAACAACTGATTTTATGACGCATAGTGGCGATTTATTTTTAGTAGAAGGTAAACCTTATTTTGTAATGGAAAAAAGAACTAATCCTACTGCCAATTCTTTAAATGCTGTTTTACTAAACGACAGCGGAGATCTTGCATGGTCGCAACAGTATATTCCGATGGCTACTTTCATTGCAACTAAATCTTATTTAACTGTTCTGAAACCTATTAACAAACAAGCGGTAATTGTTTTTAACGAGCAAAAAACAGGCAATTCAAATGCTTTTATTTACGCGCAAAATCTTGTTCTTCCTGCTGCATCGTTAGGGACTCGTGATATGGTAAAAACAAAATCGATTAGTTTATATCCAAATCCGGCTACAGATGTTATTCATTTAGATGGAGTAGATAATGATTCTAATTTTGTTATTTATAATGCAGTGGGTCAGTTGGTGAAATCTGGTGAGATGCAGAAAGGAAAAATAGCAGTACAGGAGCTTGTAAAAGGTCAATACATGCTGAAATTAAAAGGCCAGGACAAGGCAATAAAATTCATTAAAAAATAA
- a CDS encoding tetratricopeptide repeat protein: MKKKIFFVFIFFNLINFYDAQNRRSYIAFLDSANTIKYKDGEKVDLYIQKAKKAASDKDLGDFYLKAIQIYIDTNHFDEALEYCTKAHHLFTEKNDLEKLAKVNSFFAFIYAQLNDPQRAINYYKITLGFYEKKNDKAGMIKGLNNLGNAYLVLSKYDSSQYYFQRSHAIFKDYDDPVLKAFVVSNLGKLFVRKKEFTQAENYLLEAKNILEQNKIKDNETNYSVNYNLANFYIEQNKPSEALFYAKKTGDFFNKNSVSFNNIRYFKNLYKASELNSDYKNAVIAFTKYDSIRELMNIEEKAVNVERIKAQHEYELKQKLATLKQEKRNLIYIIVLVVFLLVVVICIFYTINYRNKTEALDLEKKLIEAREKELEFDNHMKEKLLVHQSMEQQKIDSIIKATLEKVNTLKTKYEDTGDITEIVNELKVNSKPNTWDDFEYHFLQIHESFYKNLEQKHPGLTNYDKRLAAMLKLRLSTKEISNLMNVTPKTIENSRTRLRKKMNLTNTKEDLSKYLDYF, translated from the coding sequence ATGAAAAAGAAAATATTTTTTGTTTTTATATTTTTTAATCTTATCAATTTTTACGATGCGCAAAATAGAAGGTCTTATATTGCTTTCTTAGATTCTGCCAATACCATTAAGTATAAAGACGGAGAAAAGGTTGATTTATACATTCAAAAAGCGAAGAAAGCTGCTTCAGACAAAGATTTGGGAGACTTTTATCTTAAAGCTATCCAAATTTATATTGACACCAATCATTTTGATGAAGCATTAGAATATTGTACCAAAGCTCATCATTTATTTACTGAAAAAAATGATCTTGAGAAACTGGCGAAAGTGAATAGTTTTTTTGCTTTCATTTATGCACAGCTCAATGACCCTCAAAGAGCTATAAATTATTACAAAATAACATTAGGTTTTTACGAAAAGAAAAATGATAAAGCCGGTATGATTAAAGGCTTGAATAATTTAGGAAATGCTTATTTAGTTTTATCAAAATATGATTCCTCTCAATATTATTTTCAACGAAGCCACGCGATTTTTAAAGATTATGATGATCCGGTTTTAAAGGCTTTTGTGGTATCAAATCTAGGTAAACTTTTCGTTAGGAAAAAAGAATTTACTCAGGCAGAAAACTATTTGCTGGAAGCAAAAAATATTTTAGAACAAAATAAAATTAAAGATAACGAGACAAATTATAGTGTTAATTATAATCTTGCAAACTTTTATATTGAGCAGAATAAGCCTTCAGAAGCATTATTCTATGCTAAAAAAACGGGAGATTTTTTTAATAAAAATTCGGTAAGTTTTAATAATATAAGATATTTTAAAAATTTATACAAAGCCTCTGAGCTTAATAGCGATTATAAAAACGCTGTTATTGCTTTTACAAAATATGACTCTATAAGAGAGCTCATGAATATTGAGGAAAAGGCTGTAAATGTAGAACGAATAAAAGCTCAGCATGAGTATGAGCTAAAGCAGAAGCTGGCAACTTTAAAACAGGAAAAAAGAAATTTAATTTACATTATTGTATTAGTAGTTTTTCTATTGGTAGTGGTGATTTGTATTTTCTATACCATAAATTATAGAAATAAAACTGAAGCTTTAGATCTTGAAAAGAAACTAATCGAAGCAAGAGAAAAAGAACTGGAGTTTGATAACCACATGAAAGAAAAACTGCTCGTGCATCAATCGATGGAGCAACAAAAAATAGATTCTATCATCAAAGCTACTCTTGAAAAAGTAAATACTCTCAAAACTAAATATGAAGATACAGGCGATATTACTGAAATTGTAAATGAACTCAAAGTAAATTCTAAGCCTAATACTTGGGATGATTTTGAATACCATTTTTTGCAAATTCACGAGTCTTTTTATAAAAATCTTGAACAAAAACATCCTGGTCTTACTAATTATGATAAAAGGCTGGCTGCGATGCTGAAACTTAGATTGTCAACTAAAGAAATTTCAAATCTGATGAATGTCACTCCAAAAACAATTGAAAACTCACGCACCAGACTTAGGAAAAAAATGAATCTTACCAATACAAAAGAAGATTTGTCAAAATATCTTGATTATTTTTAA
- the greA gene encoding transcription elongation factor GreA: protein MASYVTKVGLDKMKAELEQLEKIERPKITQQIAEARDKGDLSENAEYDAAKEAQGMLEMRISKLKDVVTTSKVIDETLLDTSKVSILTTVRLMNNDTKKEQTFKLVPDNESDLKTGKISVNTPIAKGLLGKVVGETAEIVLPNGNKLSFEVLEITL, encoded by the coding sequence ATGGCGAGCTATGTAACTAAGGTCGGATTAGATAAAATGAAAGCTGAGCTGGAGCAATTGGAAAAAATAGAAAGACCAAAAATTACTCAACAGATTGCTGAGGCAAGAGATAAAGGAGATTTGTCGGAAAATGCAGAATATGATGCGGCCAAAGAAGCGCAGGGAATGTTGGAAATGAGAATTTCTAAACTGAAAGATGTTGTTACCACTTCAAAAGTAATTGATGAAACACTGCTTGATACTTCAAAAGTTTCTATCCTTACTACGGTAAGATTGATGAATAACGATACAAAGAAAGAACAGACCTTTAAATTGGTTCCCGATAACGAAAGTGACTTGAAAACAGGTAAGATTTCTGTAAATACTCCTATTGCAAAAGGATTATTGGGGAAAGTTGTGGGTGAAACTGCTGAAATTGTTCTTCCAAACGGTAACAAATTATCATTTGAAGTTTTAGAAATCACACTTTAG